ATCTCTCGCCGGTGGGCGTGATCTGGCCGGTCATGGACCACCTCGCGTGGACAACGGCCACCTCGGTGCCGAGCTCCCGGACTTTGACCTTTTCCAACACCATCTCCGTGTCCGGAAACATGTGCCGGAAACCATAGTCGTGGTTGAACATGATCTGCCTGCGGTTGTTCCACCACATGCCTACGACGTTCACAAAGTCGGCGTCCTCCACGAACAGCTCCGCCAGCGCCACGGGATCAGCCACGTTCCACGCTCTGGCGAAACCGTCGGCTACGTCGCGGGGGCTCGGTTTCATCACGCCGATTCGCGGATGACCAGTTCGGTGGGGATGGTGACGGCGGCGGGGCGTTTGCCGCTGATGACGTCCAAGAGCAGCCGCACCATTTCCTCGCTGATGCGGTCGAACGGCTGCCGGACGGTAGTGAGCGGGGGCGCCGCCTCTTGCGAGGTACTGATGTCATCAAAGCCGACGACGGCGACATCACCCGGGATTGTCAGACCGGCTTCGCGCAAAACATCCATTGCGCCGAGTGCCATGAGGTCGTTCGCAGCGAAAACGGCATCGATGTTCTTGGTGCGACCGAGAAGTTCACGCATCGCTTTGGCCCCGCTGTCGCGGCTGTAGTCACCCTGGGCAATGAGCTCTTCATCGATATCCGCACCTTGATCGTCCCGGTACGCTTCGAGTCGCCGCGTACCGCCGGAGGTGTCCGCAGGGCCGGCGATGGTGGCAATCCGCTGCCGGCCGCCGTCGCGAAGGTACCGCAAAACGTCGCGAGCGCCCTCGTAATCGTCGGCAGCGACGTAACCCATTTTCTTCTCGAAGCCCAAGGGGGCGCCACAAGCGATCGCCGGGACACCCGCGGAAATGATGTCCGCGATGATGCCCTTCCTGCTGCCATGGGAGGAGATGAGGAGGACACCATCAACGTGGCCTGCTGTGAGGAAGTCGGTGGCTCGCCGTTGTTCATCATCGGTGCCGGCCATGATCAGGACCAGCGGGATGTCATGCACAGCCAGAGCGTCCGCTGCGCCGCGCATGAGGACAGCGAAGTTGGGGTCCTCGAAGAGACGTTCTTGGGTCTCAGTGAGCAGGAAAGCCACGGAATTGGCGCGGTTGGTGGCGAGATTCCTTGCGTGCGGGTTGACTCGGTAGCCCGTCTTCTTGATCGCGGCGTTGACAGCGGCCAGAGCCGACGGGCTGACCCAGTGGCCACCGTTGAGAACCCGGGAAACCGTACCTCGCGATACGCCGGCTTCTGCGGCCACATCGTCGATTTTGGGCCGTGGCCTGGGGGCGGATTGCGTCATGACCCAAAGCCTACCTACCGCTAGGCCTTCACGGCGCCAGCGGCAAGATCCACCTTCCAATAGCGCTGCAGGAGAAGGAACATGATCACCAACGGCACGATTGACAGCAGCGCGCCGGCGAGCACCAGCGTGTACAGGGCGGGTGCTGAAGCGCCTTGGTTCAACAGACCGTTAAGTCCCACAGTGACCGGGAACAATTGGTCGTCGCCGAGCATGATGTACGGCAGCATGAAGTTGTTCCAAATGGCCACGAACTGGAACAGGAAAATGGTCACCAAGCCTGGCAACATCATGGGTGCAGCAATGCGGTTGAAGATATACATTTCCCTGGCACCCTCGGTTCGGGCGGCCTCAATGACATCACCGGGAACGGAGGCCGCGGCGTAGATCCGCGCCAAGTAAATGCCGTACGGGCTGATGATCTGCGGCAAGAGCACCGACCAGTAGGTGTTGGTGAGGCCGGCTTGGGCCAGCATCAGGTATTGCGGGATGGCGAGGATGACGCCGGGAACCAGCACCCCCATGAGCAGGACCTTGAAGACACCGGACTTGCCCGGGAAATCAAACTTCGCCAAGACGTAGCCGGAAAGCGCAGAGACCCACGTGGACACGATGGCTCCGACGCCCGCGTACAGGGCAGTGTTGAGCATCCAGCGCCAGAACAGGCCATCGCGATATTCGGTGAGCTCCACGATGTTGTCCCAGAGGTGAGTGCTGGGAGCCAAGGTAAACGTGGAGAACAGCTCAGTGCCGTCCTTGCTCGCGGCAGCCACTACCCAGATCACGGGGAACAGGCAGTACAGCGCACCAAGGATCAGGATTCCGGTGGAAAGGTAACTCGGCTTTTCCTTGACGTACTCCGCCTTGGTTGCCTTGGGATTGGTTCTGTTGGATTTTCGGGAAGTGGCGAGGGCAGTCACGGTCAGTTCTCCTGTCCGAAGGCCCGCTTCTGCACGATGCGCAGGAACAGGAACGAAATGATGAAGGTTGCCAGGGCAATCACGATGCTGGTGGCAGCCGCGGAAAAGACATCGTTGCGCGTGAAGGCATCGCGATACACCAGCATCAGCGGGGACCAGCTCGTGGAAAGGCTGTTGGCAAGAGGGCGCAGCGTGGTGGGTTCAGCGAAGACCTGCAGCGTGGCGATCATCGAGAACAGTGCGGTCATCACCAGCGATGGCGCGATGATGGGGATCTTGATGCGCAGGGCCGTCTGGATTTCAGAGCAGCCGTCCAGCTTGGCGGCCTCGTAGATTTCGCTGGGAACGGCCTTCAGCGAGGTGTACATAACGATCATGTTGAAGCCGACGCCACCCCAGAGGGCGATATTGCAGATGGCGAACGTCACCAGGTTGGGATCCAGCAGCGAAGGCAGTTCCATTCCGAACTGCCTGGCCAGGAAGTGGAACGGGCTGACGCCGGGGAGGTAAAGGAAGCCCCACAAGAGCGAGCTGATCACAGCCGGTACTGCATACGGCAGGAAGATGGCCGTGCGGGAGAAACTACCGGCACGTGTGCGCCGGGAGTCCAGCAGGAGTGCAAACAGCAGGGCAAAGCCGAGCATCAGGGGGATGAGGATGAGCCCGTAAGTGAGGACCCGCAGGACGCTGCCAAGGAATTCCGGGTCCGTCAGGGCGCTGACGTAGTTGTCCAAACCGGCGAAGGCCGTGCTCTGTGAGCCTTTGCCGAGGCCCAGTCCGCTGACCTTCTTCTTCTGGAAGCTGAGCACCAAGGTGTAGATGATGGGCGCTGCCATGAAGACGAGGAAAAGGATGATGCCCGGCGCGAGCATTGCATAGGGGATGAGCACCCGGGATTTGAAGTTCTTCGACTTCCTCGGGGTTCCGGCTGCAGTATCGGCCGCCGGACCGGGCCTGGTTACGGTCATTGCCACGGGTGCACTTCCTTGTGGTGGATCGACGTGTGGTGATTCTGGTTCGAACTGTGGTGATTCGATGTGGGACAGCGTGCGCGGGAGGGTGCCAGGCGTCTCGCCGGCGGACACCCTCCCACGCTGAATCGGCTACTCTGAACTGCTGCTTGGAACTGCTGCTTGGCGCGGTTACTTGACCGTGAAGCCGGTCTTCTTCAGGTCATCTACGGTGACCTGCTGCATGTTGCTGACTGCATCCAGGAAGGCACTCTTCTGCTTGGACTGTGCAGCCTTGGCGAACTGATCGTTGTAGGCGTTGTAGGCCACGTTGACGTTAGGGCCGTAGGTGAAGGAGCCCACGTTCTGCGCCGCCTCACCAACAACATCGTAGAAATCGGGCTGGTTGGAGAAGAATGCGGGAGCCTTGGTCAGGGCAGACTTCGCGCCTTCGTTGTCTGCCGGGTAGATGCCGGCCACCTCAACCAGGGCCTTTACGGCTTCGGGTTCGGTGTTCAGCCACGTGGCGAATTTGGCCGCGGCGTCGAGGTTCTTGGACTGCGAGGTCACAGCAGTGGAAGATCCACCCCAGTTGCCGGTGGACGGCTTGGATGCGTCCCACTGCGGCATGGGCGCCACCTTCCACGTGCCGGCTGTGGATCCGGCGTTGCCCTCCAGAACGCCCGGGCCCCAGGCCGCGCTGAGCCAGCCAACCTGCTTGCCGGTGTTGAGTGCCGTGTTCCACTCCGGGGTGTACATGGGCTTGTTGTCGATGACACCCTCTTCCACGAGGCCGCCCCAGTATTCAGCCACCTTTTCTGTGGGCTCTTCGGCGATCTTCACGTTCCAGGCGTCGCCATCAACACCCCACCAGGAGGCTCCGGCCTGCTGGGCCATGCCGGTAAACCATCCGGCGTCGTTGGAAGAGAACGTTCCCAGGTAGGCCTCGGGGTCAGCTGCATGAACGGTCTTTGCTGCCGCCGCGTACTCGTCCCAGGTTTTAGGAACAGCGATGCCCAGCTTCTCGAAGATGTCCGCGCGGTAGTAGAACACCATGGGGCCGGTATCCTGCGGCACGGAGTACAGGGCATCGCCGCCCAGCGTCACATCGTTCCAGACGCCATCGGGGAAGTGGCTCTTGGTGTCGTTTGCCACGGTGCCGGAAAGATCGGCGAGCGCATCGGCTGCTACCAGGGTGGGGATCTTCTGGTATTCGGCCTGGATCAGGTCCGGGGCGCCGCTGCCGGCCTTGACTGCGGTGAGCAGCTTGGTGACGGCCGGGTCTCCGCCGTCCTGCTTGTTCACGGTGACGTGGATGTTGGGATTTTTCTCATTCCAGAGTTCCACCACCTTGTCCAGGTTGGGGGCCCAAGCCCAGTAGGTCAGTTCCACTTTCTGGTTGGGATCGCTGGTGGCCGCGCTTTGGCTGCCTGCCGTGGAACCTCCTGAACAACCTGCGGCGAGCATTGTGGCCGCTGCGAGCATGGCTACGGCGCCTGCACGAAATGACTTGCGCATTTCGTCCTCCTTGTCGAAAAGCTGAATTGTGCTGTCTGGGATTCACCGCTCATCCGAACTGGGGTCGCATGACTGTGAGCGGTTCCAGTTAGACACAGCCGTGTGATCCATGTCAACACTGAATAACATCTAGTCAGGGCAACGATGGCTGTGATAATACTGGGAGCGCACACAGTTCTAAGGAGATCATTCGATGACAGACGTCCTGCAGGCCCCCGCCACCCAACGCGCACCCGCGCCTTGGGTACAGCGACCGGCCGGCCTTTGCTACGGCGGGGATTACAACCCCGAGCAATGGCCCCGCGAGGTCTGGGTGGAAGACATCGCGCTGATGAAAGACGCCGGGATCAACCTGGTCAGTATCGGCATCTTCTCCTGGGTGTTGCTCGAACCACGCGAAGGTGAATACCACTTCGAATGGCTTGATGACTTGATGGACCTGCTGGCCGATGCCGGCATCAGCGTGGACCTCGGAACACCTACGGCGGCACCGCCCGCATGGTTCTGGAAGAAGTACCCCCAGTCGCGTCCCGTGACCCGCGAGGGCGTCACCTTGGGCAACGGATCGCGTGGCATGGCCAGCCCCAGCTCGCCGGAATACCGCCGGGCGGCCACCAACATCACCGAACAGCTTGCACGCCGCTACGCTTCCCACCCCGCGCTGGTTCTTTGGCACGTCCACAATGAATTCGGCGCACCGGTCAGTGAGTCCTACGACGCGCAGTCCGTGCTGGCGTTCCGCGATTGGCTCCGCCACCGTTATGGCACCTTGGACGCCCTGAACCAGGCCTGGGGCACCCTTTTCTGGGGGCAGAAGTACGGCGAGTGGGATGAGATCGACGCACCCAGGCTTTCAGCCAGCGTCAGCAACCAGGCACAGCGGCTCGACTTCCGCCGGTTCACCTCGGACGCCATGCTGCAGTGCTTCATTGCCGAGCGCGATGTCATCAAAAAGTACACGCCCCACCTTCCGGTGACCACCAACTTCATGGCCACCAACTGCCTTTCAGCTGACTACTGGGCCTGGGCCAAGGAAGTGGACATCGTTGCGAACGACCACTACCTGGTTGCGCAGCGCACGGACAACCACGTTCTTCTCTCCATGGATGCCGACCTCACGCGATCCCTGGCGGGCAACCGGCCCTGGATGCTGATGGAACACTCCACCGGGGCCGTGAACTGGCAGGGACGGAACATCGCCAAACGGCCGGGCGAATTAGCCCGCAACAGCCTGTCCCACCTGGCCCGCGGGGCGGACGCCATCATGTTCTTCCAGTTCCGCGCATCTCGCTATGGCGCGGAAAAGTTTCACTCCGCCATGCTCCCGCACGCCGGCACCGGTACCCGGATCTGGCGCGAGGTCATGGACTTGGGCGAAGACCTCGGGAAACTCTCCCCTGTGAAGGGCTCCGTCGTGAAGTCTCGCGTGGCCATCCTCTGGGACGTGGAATCATTCTGGGCGCAAGATCTTGAATGGCGGCCCAGCAGCGATCTTGACCACCGCGAACGGATCGAATCCTTCTACTCCGTCCTGTGGAACCGCGGGATCAGTGTGGACTTCGCCCACCCCGAAGCCGACCTCTCCGGTTACGACCTGGTCCTCGCCCCGGCCCTCTACCTGGTGGGTGACAAGGCAGCCGCAAACATCAGCCGCTACGTCCACGACGGCGGACATCTGATGGTGTCCTATTTCTCCGGCATCGTCGATGCCAACGACACCGTCCCAGCAGGCGCCTCCCCCGGTGGCCTCCGCGACGTCCTCGGTTTGGAGATCCACGAATTCCTGCCCTTGCGTGAGAACGAAACCGTCACCATGGGCAACGGCGCCACCGGAACCATTTGGTCGGAGGAAATTCACCCCGGCACCGCCAACGTGCTGAGCCGCTATGTTGACGGCCCTGCGGCCGCCGGCCCGGCCATTACGCGGAACGAATTCGGCGACGGCACCGCTTGGTACATTTCCACAAAGCTCGACGGCGGCCACCTCGCCGACGTCGTACTGGACGCCGTGAGGGCGGCAGGAATTGAGCCTGGCGTCCAACCGCCGGCGGGGCTGGAGGTTGCTTCACGCGATTCAGAGGATGGCACTTTCACCTTCCTGATCAACCACACGGATGCCGACGCTGAATACCCGGCGAGGGGACGCAACCTGATCTCCGGCGAGGACGTCAGCGGAACAGCACACATTCCCGCCGGCACCATCTGCGTGGTCCACACCCCAGCGGAACAGCGCTGACCCTGCTGGAGCCAGACGGCCGGCCCGGACCGATTACGGTTCGGGCCGGCATTCCACCCCCGCGGGTTGCCACCCGCCGTCGAGCTGCCACCCGCCGTCGTGCTGGTCCTCCCTCTGAGGGGCCCGTGGTAGATTCGATAGGCGCAAAAACGCAAACAAGGGGTTGATCATGAGCGATGCACGGACATCCCGGCCGCGGCATTTCCAAGCTGTCGCTGCGTCGCTGCTGCTGGTCACCGTAGCTGGCGGCCTATCAGCGTGCCGCGAGGAAAAGCGACCCGCGCCCCCTTACCCGGCGGTTGAATGGCAAGGAACTCCGCCCAGTGCGCCCATAGAAGCCGACCCCTGGGTCATTGCAGCCCGCAAATCCCTCGAGGCCCAGGCTGTGGCACAAAACATTACGGACTTCACCTTGCCCGAACTGGTGGAGACCACTGCCCTGGACCTCCGCGTTCGCCTTTCCAGGCATCCCGTGAATGACGTCACACAGAAACGACGCCCGGACATCCGCCCGGGACCCGATCCTTTCCTCCCTATGGAGGTCAAGCCAGGTCCGGCTGCAGGCACTGCCGAGGTTCGCGGTTGCGTGGTGCGTTGGGCGTCCGAAACAGGCGACGTGCCGGATGAGATGAGCGCCTCCGGCGTGATGTTCCGGATGGAACACCTCGAGGCAGGGCAACTGCGGATCAGCAGCGTGGTTACTCTTCCCGATCTGGACTGCAGTACCGCTACACCACCCATTGCATTGTTCGTGCCTGCTCCCGAGCCGTCCGATGTCACTGACGTCCAGGATGTTGTACGGGCAAAGCCAGCCGAAATCGACCCTGAGTACGTCGACCCTGAGTAAATAGGCCCTGAGTACTGCCTTACTTAGGACTTGGTGAGGTCCACCAGTCGGTCAGGTCAGGGTCAAGCCATTCCGCGAAGCGGTCTTTCGAAATGATGACCGGCGACCGGTTGTGGACGCGGCCTAACGCGTCCTGGGCGGTTGTGGTCAGGACCGCGCAGGTCCGCAGCCACCGTTCGGGGCCGTACTCGGGCACCGCGGGGGCGGGCCAGAACTCGTGCAGGCCGGCGAAGCCCAGCAGCGGTACTTTCTCGGAGAACAGATAGTTCGGGATCCTTTTGCCGTCTTTGCTGATTTCGGGTTCATTCATTGAAAGCCCTGGACCGAGCCTCTCCCATGGATATGCCGTAGTGCTTCTTGAACGCGATTGATGCGGAATTGTAGGTGGAGAAACCTGTTTGCAGGGCGGCGTCTGCAAGGGAGATTGATCTGCTCCGGCGTATGAGCCTGGAGAGCTCCTTCAGACGCCTCAAACGGAGGGCCCGACCAGGGGGCAGCCCATTGGCCGCGAAGACCCGATGAAGGGTTCTTTCACTCACGCCGAGCTCCTTAGCCAACGTCTCTGTTGTGAAGGCCGGATCCCGGTAACGTCGCGCTATAAGTTCAAGTGCGTGCGTGAAGAGTTCGGAGACCTCGGAGCTGGCCTGCATGCGCCTAAGAAGCAATCCGGCGGTATGCCGAGCCACCTCGAGCCCATCTGCGAGATCGCGCGTTGAAGACGATCGGGCCAGCGAAATCAAAACATTCACTACTGCGACGAGCATCTTCACAGGAGCATTAGGTGGGAGAACCTGCGATCGGGAAGCCTGACCGTGAGCGCGGCTTCCCGTCAACGAAACGCGCACCACTCGTGACATCGCAAGCGTCGAGTACGAGAACCTGCCGCTGTGAATCAAAACGACGTCACCATCCGAAACGGTGATCACACGCCCCTGCAGCGCCAGCTTGATGCTGCCTGTCACAATCACAAGGAGCACAGGACCGTTCGGCGCATTCCCGGCAAGAGTGTATGAGGTTCCCCTAATCTCATCGATCAAGATCCCAGCAGCAGTCAGATGGAATGTCCTAAATTCGGGAGCAGGTTCGCGAAAACTAACATTGCCACCCAGACGGCGTGAAAGCTCGCCTACTGACATCGTCCCCGCGCTGCCTAGCCCTAGCCGGACGGCGGCCTCCGCGCCCGCTTCTTCGACCATCGACCGCCTCCCGTGGCGGTGAGGTTCGAGTCGTTCATTTTCGGCGGCCCACCCCTCCACGAGAGCGAGCATGATGAGGTAATCAGGGACCATTTTGGCGGCATTACAGAAGGCTCTGAGGTCGAGCATCGTTTCTCGGATTCCCACCCCGTGGTAAGCACGGGATCCTCCGAGTCGTGAAACGGCGGCGTGCAGATCGCCGCCCCTGATCTTTATATTGGTGAGCGCCTGGACTTCCGGAACGAGCCAATCAGAGGCGCGCATCCATCCGGTTCGCAGACTCACATGATTCCAGTACTTTTGGAGCTCCAGGGATCTTCCTTCGAGCCCTTTCGGGGAAATTTGGGGGACGTCTTCCATGAAAACGTAGTACAAACGGATTGGTATTCGTGTCGCAATCCTGGGCAGCTTTTGCGAAACTTTGCTCATTCGGGATAATAGGTCGCCTGCGACCGGGCCACAGGGAACCCTCCGCAAACGTGCATGGATTCCTGCAGGGTGCACACTTGCTGCCGTCGAGTAGTATCAGGCTGCCTCAAGGCCATCTAGCCGCAGTGGAACCGTCGAGTAGTTCTCATGCACGGATAAACCGCAATCCGGCCCGCTCCAGCACTGCGAGGTTCCCTTCGCGGTTCCCGCCCCTGCGGAAAAATGGGGACCACAACACGTCGGAAGCAGGCCGGACTATCACTGAACATCACGGGTAGTAAATGACAAACTGGTTATTCTTCCAATTCACATCCTGGATATCCTCATTGTTGGAAAGATCGATTTCTGCGTAGAACCCCGCGTTGGCACCCAGGTCAATTCGGGACCGGAATGAGGTGTAGTACCAGTATTTACCGTTCGGGTTCACCACAGAGTCTGAGACCGGTTGAGTGTAGACCCTGAACGTCACGGTAAATGACTCGCTCGGAAGGAAGGGCCGGAGAAGGGTGTAGTTTTCAACGATTCTGATGACATCTGACCCTCCTGTCGATGAAACGACTTCAGCCGTGCTTCCTGTATAGGTGTACTCGCTGGCGAGA
This genomic interval from Paenarthrobacter aurescens TC1 contains the following:
- a CDS encoding putative extracellular solute-binding protein (identified by match to protein family HMM PF01547) — encoded protein: MRKSFRAGAVAMLAAATMLAAGCSGGSTAGSQSAATSDPNQKVELTYWAWAPNLDKVVELWNEKNPNIHVTVNKQDGGDPAVTKLLTAVKAGSGAPDLIQAEYQKIPTLVAADALADLSGTVANDTKSHFPDGVWNDVTLGGDALYSVPQDTGPMVFYYRADIFEKLGIAVPKTWDEYAAAAKTVHAADPEAYLGTFSSNDAGWFTGMAQQAGASWWGVDGDAWNVKIAEEPTEKVAEYWGGLVEEGVIDNKPMYTPEWNTALNTGKQVGWLSAAWGPGVLEGNAGSTAGTWKVAPMPQWDASKPSTGNWGGSSTAVTSQSKNLDAAAKFATWLNTEPEAVKALVEVAGIYPADNEGAKSALTKAPAFFSNQPDFYDVVGEAAQNVGSFTYGPNVNVAYNAYNDQFAKAAQSKQKSAFLDAVSNMQQVTVDDLKKTGFTVK
- a CDS encoding transcriptional regulator, AraC family domain (identified by match to protein family HMM PF00165), which encodes MSKVSQKLPRIATRIPIRLYYVFMEDVPQISPKGLEGRSLELQKYWNHVSLRTGWMRASDWLVPEVQALTNIKIRGGDLHAAVSRLGGSRAYHGVGIRETMLDLRAFCNAAKMVPDYLIMLALVEGWAAENERLEPHRHGRRSMVEEAGAEAAVRLGLGSAGTMSVGELSRRLGGNVSFREPAPEFRTFHLTAAGILIDEIRGTSYTLAGNAPNGPVLLVIVTGSIKLALQGRVITVSDGDVVLIHSGRFSYSTLAMSRVVRVSLTGSRAHGQASRSQVLPPNAPVKMLVAVVNVLISLARSSSTRDLADGLEVARHTAGLLLRRMQASSEVSELFTHALELIARRYRDPAFTTETLAKELGVSERTLHRVFAANGLPPGRALRLRRLKELSRLIRRSRSISLADAALQTGFSTYNSASIAFKKHYGISMGEARSRAFNE
- a CDS encoding putative ABC-type sugar transport system, permease component (identified by match to protein family HMM PF00528), which encodes MTVTRPGPAADTAAGTPRKSKNFKSRVLIPYAMLAPGIILFLVFMAAPIIYTLVLSFQKKKVSGLGLGKGSQSTAFAGLDNYVSALTDPEFLGSVLRVLTYGLILIPLMLGFALLFALLLDSRRTRAGSFSRTAIFLPYAVPAVISSLLWGFLYLPGVSPFHFLARQFGMELPSLLDPNLVTFAICNIALWGGVGFNMIVMYTSLKAVPSEIYEAAKLDGCSEIQTALRIKIPIIAPSLVMTALFSMIATLQVFAEPTTLRPLANSLSTSWSPLMLVYRDAFTRNDVFSAAATSIVIALATFIISFLFLRIVQKRAFGQEN
- a CDS encoding putative transcriptional regulator, lacI family (identified by match to protein family HMM PF00356; match to protein family HMM PF00532), producing MTQSAPRPRPKIDDVAAEAGVSRGTVSRVLNGGHWVSPSALAAVNAAIKKTGYRVNPHARNLATNRANSVAFLLTETQERLFEDPNFAVLMRGAADALAVHDIPLVLIMAGTDDEQRRATDFLTAGHVDGVLLISSHGSRKGIIADIISAGVPAIACGAPLGFEKKMGYVAADDYEGARDVLRYLRDGGRQRIATIAGPADTSGGTRRLEAYRDDQGADIDEELIAQGDYSRDSGAKAMRELLGRTKNIDAVFAANDLMALGAMDVLREAGLTIPGDVAVVGFDDISTSQEAAPPLTTVRQPFDRISEEMVRLLLDVISGKRPAAVTIPTELVIRESA
- a CDS encoding putative beta-galactosidase (identified by match to protein family HMM PF02449), giving the protein MTDVLQAPATQRAPAPWVQRPAGLCYGGDYNPEQWPREVWVEDIALMKDAGINLVSIGIFSWVLLEPREGEYHFEWLDDLMDLLADAGISVDLGTPTAAPPAWFWKKYPQSRPVTREGVTLGNGSRGMASPSSPEYRRAATNITEQLARRYASHPALVLWHVHNEFGAPVSESYDAQSVLAFRDWLRHRYGTLDALNQAWGTLFWGQKYGEWDEIDAPRLSASVSNQAQRLDFRRFTSDAMLQCFIAERDVIKKYTPHLPVTTNFMATNCLSADYWAWAKEVDIVANDHYLVAQRTDNHVLLSMDADLTRSLAGNRPWMLMEHSTGAVNWQGRNIAKRPGELARNSLSHLARGADAIMFFQFRASRYGAEKFHSAMLPHAGTGTRIWREVMDLGEDLGKLSPVKGSVVKSRVAILWDVESFWAQDLEWRPSSDLDHRERIESFYSVLWNRGISVDFAHPEADLSGYDLVLAPALYLVGDKAAANISRYVHDGGHLMVSYFSGIVDANDTVPAGASPGGLRDVLGLEIHEFLPLRENETVTMGNGATGTIWSEEIHPGTANVLSRYVDGPAAAGPAITRNEFGDGTAWYISTKLDGGHLADVVLDAVRAAGIEPGVQPPAGLEVASRDSEDGTFTFLINHTDADAEYPARGRNLISGEDVSGTAHIPAGTICVVHTPAEQR
- a CDS encoding putative lipoprotein; the encoded protein is MSDARTSRPRHFQAVAASLLLVTVAGGLSACREEKRPAPPYPAVEWQGTPPSAPIEADPWVIAARKSLEAQAVAQNITDFTLPELVETTALDLRVRLSRHPVNDVTQKRRPDIRPGPDPFLPMEVKPGPAAGTAEVRGCVVRWASETGDVPDEMSASGVMFRMEHLEAGQLRISSVVTLPDLDCSTATPPIALFVPAPEPSDVTDVQDVVRAKPAEIDPEYVDPE
- a CDS encoding putative ABC-type sugar transport system, permease component (identified by match to protein family HMM PF00528), with translation MTALATSRKSNRTNPKATKAEYVKEKPSYLSTGILILGALYCLFPVIWVVAAASKDGTELFSTFTLAPSTHLWDNIVELTEYRDGLFWRWMLNTALYAGVGAIVSTWVSALSGYVLAKFDFPGKSGVFKVLLMGVLVPGVILAIPQYLMLAQAGLTNTYWSVLLPQIISPYGIYLARIYAAASVPGDVIEAARTEGAREMYIFNRIAAPMMLPGLVTIFLFQFVAIWNNFMLPYIMLGDDQLFPVTVGLNGLLNQGASAPALYTLVLAGALLSIVPLVIMFLLLQRYWKVDLAAGAVKA